A single window of Syntrophotalea acetylenica DNA harbors:
- a CDS encoding FKBP-type peptidyl-prolyl cis-trans isomerase, which yields MKHLLYAVLAMACMPAIVSAQNAADLQTPAARASYSLGHKIGADFKTQGIVIDPELLVRGIEDALAERPPVLDEKQRHEALSELQKQAAGHQQMMKNQMADKNLWEGRKFLNKNRQQPGIISSASGLQYKILEPGAGRRPGPQDRVTVHYRGCLLDGTEFDSSYKRGKPATFAVQGVIPGWTEALQMMKPGAKWQLFIPSELAYGTRGTPTIGPNATLIFDVELLGIK from the coding sequence ATGAAACACCTTCTCTACGCCGTGCTCGCAATGGCATGCATGCCGGCAATCGTTTCGGCACAGAATGCAGCTGATCTGCAAACCCCTGCAGCCAGGGCAAGCTACAGCCTCGGGCACAAAATCGGAGCGGATTTCAAAACCCAGGGGATCGTGATCGATCCCGAGCTGCTGGTACGGGGCATCGAGGATGCCCTGGCGGAAAGGCCGCCGGTTCTTGACGAGAAGCAGCGGCATGAAGCCCTGAGTGAATTACAGAAGCAGGCTGCCGGGCATCAGCAGATGATGAAAAACCAGATGGCGGATAAAAACCTGTGGGAAGGCAGGAAGTTTCTGAACAAAAACCGGCAGCAGCCGGGGATTATCAGCAGCGCCAGCGGCCTGCAGTACAAAATACTGGAGCCCGGGGCGGGAAGGCGGCCCGGCCCGCAGGACCGTGTCACGGTGCACTACCGCGGCTGTTTGCTCGACGGTACCGAGTTCGACAGCTCCTACAAACGCGGAAAACCGGCCACCTTCGCGGTGCAGGGGGTCATCCCCGGCTGGACGGAAGCCCTGCAGATGATGAAACCGGGCGCGAAATGGCAGCTTTTCATTCCATCGGAACTCGCCTACGGGACCCGGGGAACTCCGACCATCGGTCCGAACGCGACGCTGATCTTCGATGTGGAGTTGCTCGGGATCAAATAA
- a CDS encoding FAD-dependent oxidoreductase, with protein sequence MAAFINGFDENNRRISTQQLLQKIYAALEAGETEFEILSSGHHDIGGPLWTRDGIPLKFTVKNPGQRVGAFGLAGTEIVINGPAPADVGWLNAGATVILKGDGGDTTAHCAASGKIYVAGRAGTRTGSLMKRDPAHEAPELWVLKNVGSFSFEFMGGGIAVVCGYDSDAFESVLGDRACVGMVGGTIYVRGPIKGLSKDVWLMELDDFDKQFLLDNMPVFLGKIDKPQLFAELTDLSQWQKIVAKTYEERQAAERPTLHEFRLGKWVEGGIFGDVVEDDYDHVADLINTGDMRLKIPHWQDKAYAAPCQAACPTGIPTQDRIRLLRENKTREALELVLRYSPFPASVCGQVCPNLCMDACSRRHLDHPVAMKELGRLSQTVAAPDMQPATGKKVAVLGGGPAGLSVAWQLALRGHSVVLHEADKEVGGKLRQAIPSERLPRAVLNDEINRIKNIGVDIRTNSKIDKQSFEAIRGDVDAVVVATGAHNPVVIPFPGHERLVKGLDFLKEINNGGKPGVGRKVVVIGAGNAGMDVAIGAYRMGAGQVTAIDVQRPAAYQKEIDQFEALGGRIEWPVFTERIDAEGLHTKDGRLIEADTVIIAIGERPDLSYVPREWLTDRGMMETNDCWQVKKASDVFALGDTIKPGLLTHAIGSGREVADYIDDYLCGRELIAKPAPVMIPQAKLHKESFMPQNRGRFRVEDACSEVHRCISCGTCRDCSLCLETCPEGAIVRREKPDGTFEYVSDETYCIGCGLCSGICPCGIWQMEKVVF encoded by the coding sequence ATGGCAGCCTTTATCAACGGCTTTGATGAAAACAACCGGCGCATTTCCACGCAGCAGCTGTTGCAGAAGATCTATGCCGCCCTGGAAGCCGGAGAGACCGAATTCGAAATCCTCTCCTCCGGCCATCATGACATCGGCGGACCGCTCTGGACCAGGGACGGCATCCCGCTGAAATTCACGGTCAAAAATCCCGGCCAGCGTGTCGGCGCCTTCGGTCTGGCCGGCACCGAGATCGTCATCAACGGTCCGGCTCCGGCCGATGTCGGCTGGCTCAACGCCGGCGCTACCGTGATCCTCAAGGGCGACGGCGGCGACACCACCGCCCACTGCGCCGCCAGCGGCAAGATCTATGTAGCCGGACGCGCCGGAACCCGTACCGGCTCGCTGATGAAACGCGACCCGGCACATGAAGCCCCCGAGCTGTGGGTGCTGAAAAACGTCGGGTCCTTCTCCTTCGAGTTCATGGGCGGCGGCATCGCCGTGGTCTGCGGCTACGACAGCGATGCCTTCGAATCGGTGCTCGGGGACCGCGCCTGCGTCGGCATGGTCGGTGGCACCATCTACGTGCGCGGTCCGATCAAGGGCCTGTCCAAAGACGTCTGGCTGATGGAACTGGACGATTTCGACAAACAGTTCCTGCTTGACAACATGCCTGTGTTTCTCGGCAAAATCGACAAGCCGCAGCTATTTGCGGAACTCACCGATCTGTCCCAGTGGCAAAAGATCGTCGCCAAGACCTACGAGGAACGTCAGGCCGCCGAGCGCCCAACCCTGCATGAATTCCGCCTCGGTAAATGGGTGGAGGGTGGCATTTTCGGCGATGTCGTGGAAGACGACTACGACCATGTCGCCGACCTGATCAATACCGGCGACATGCGCCTTAAAATTCCGCACTGGCAGGACAAGGCCTACGCCGCCCCCTGCCAGGCAGCATGCCCCACCGGCATACCGACCCAGGACCGCATCCGCCTGCTGCGGGAAAACAAGACCAGGGAAGCGCTGGAACTGGTCCTCAGGTATTCGCCGTTTCCGGCCAGCGTCTGCGGGCAGGTGTGTCCGAATCTCTGCATGGATGCCTGCAGCCGTCGCCACCTTGACCACCCGGTGGCCATGAAGGAACTCGGCCGCCTGTCCCAGACCGTCGCAGCCCCCGATATGCAGCCCGCTACCGGCAAAAAGGTCGCGGTTCTCGGCGGTGGTCCCGCCGGACTGTCCGTGGCCTGGCAGCTGGCCCTGCGCGGGCACAGCGTGGTGCTTCATGAAGCGGATAAGGAAGTCGGCGGCAAACTGCGTCAGGCGATTCCCTCCGAGCGTCTGCCGCGCGCAGTCCTCAATGATGAAATAAACCGTATCAAGAACATCGGCGTCGATATCCGCACCAACAGCAAGATCGACAAGCAGTCCTTCGAAGCCATTCGAGGCGACGTCGATGCGGTCGTGGTCGCGACCGGTGCCCACAATCCGGTGGTCATCCCCTTCCCCGGCCATGAGCGCCTGGTCAAAGGCCTAGATTTCCTCAAGGAGATCAACAACGGCGGCAAGCCCGGGGTGGGCCGCAAGGTCGTGGTTATCGGCGCCGGCAATGCCGGCATGGACGTCGCCATCGGCGCTTACCGCATGGGCGCCGGGCAGGTGACCGCCATCGACGTACAGCGTCCCGCCGCCTACCAGAAAGAGATCGACCAGTTCGAGGCCCTCGGCGGCAGGATTGAATGGCCGGTCTTCACCGAACGCATCGACGCGGAGGGCCTGCACACCAAAGACGGCCGTTTGATCGAGGCCGATACCGTAATCATCGCCATCGGTGAACGCCCCGACCTGTCCTACGTACCCCGCGAATGGCTCACCGACCGCGGCATGATGGAAACCAACGACTGCTGGCAGGTCAAGAAAGCTTCTGATGTCTTCGCTCTGGGCGATACCATCAAACCCGGCCTTCTGACTCATGCCATCGGCAGCGGCCGCGAAGTTGCCGACTACATCGACGATTACCTCTGCGGTCGCGAACTGATCGCCAAGCCGGCGCCGGTGATGATTCCCCAGGCCAAGCTCCACAAGGAATCGTTCATGCCACAGAACCGCGGCCGCTTCCGGGTGGAAGACGCCTGCAGTGAAGTACACCGCTGCATCAGCTGCGGCACCTGCCGCGATTGCAGCCTGTGTCTGGAGACCTGCCCCGAGGGTGCCATCGTACGCCGTGAAAAACCGGACGGAACCTTCGAGTACGTCTCCGACGAAACATACTGCATCGGCTGCGGCCTGTGTTCCGGCATCTGCCCCTGCGGCATCTGGCAGATGGAAAAAGTCGTATTCTGA
- a CDS encoding glutamate synthase-related protein: protein METVKINDIACNDLPWKIKYHPERCTLCGACIAACTFDAIGPKMERRRVTYTDSTTPEPKTRFCAQPVIAQQNSIKNYCRGCGVCERVCPNNAISSERNPDSRFSVAYATVTASGPKRGGRNNLEVQARTLDTLRVGRISQMTDPSLDAQRHTFDCLAPLGRILPAGNLPLKQTADGKLIKDGHTPPVRWIYPVIIGDMSIGALSWRMWEAVAMAVAYLNEECSLPVRMCSGEGGMPVRLLKSKYLKYMILQIASGHFGWNRIIQAMPHMVEDPAGVLIKIGQGAKPGDGGLLMAAKVAEHIQAIRGVPKADLLSPPNHQGLYSIEESVQKMFLSFNAAFKFRVPVAIKVAASATSVSVFNNLVRDPYNIVGGFFLDGIDGGTGAAHDISLDHTGHPVVSKLRDCYLAAVAQGRQGQIPLWAAGGMGKTGNLAADAFKMFCLGANGVFTGKLILQMAGCLGNDHSRCNACNTGLCPVGITTQQPVLVKRLNPERVAQNIVNYFLAMDGELRKLMAPIGNSSLPVGRSDCLVSSDKAVADRLQVQYVC, encoded by the coding sequence ATGGAAACAGTAAAAATAAACGACATCGCCTGCAACGATCTTCCCTGGAAGATCAAATACCACCCCGAGCGCTGCACCCTCTGCGGAGCCTGCATCGCAGCCTGCACCTTTGACGCCATCGGCCCCAAAATGGAGCGCCGCCGCGTCACCTACACCGACAGCACCACCCCCGAGCCCAAAACCCGCTTCTGCGCCCAGCCGGTAATCGCCCAGCAGAACAGCATCAAGAATTACTGCCGCGGCTGCGGCGTCTGTGAACGGGTGTGTCCCAACAATGCCATCAGCTCGGAACGCAATCCCGACTCGCGGTTCAGCGTGGCTTATGCCACCGTTACCGCCAGCGGCCCCAAGCGGGGCGGCCGCAACAATCTCGAAGTGCAGGCCCGCACCCTCGACACCCTGCGCGTCGGCCGCATTTCGCAAATGACCGACCCGAGCCTCGATGCCCAGCGGCATACCTTCGACTGCCTGGCGCCGTTGGGCCGCATCCTGCCGGCCGGCAACCTGCCGCTCAAACAGACCGCCGACGGCAAGCTGATCAAGGACGGCCACACCCCGCCGGTGCGCTGGATCTACCCGGTCATTATCGGCGACATGTCCATCGGTGCCTTGTCCTGGCGCATGTGGGAAGCCGTCGCCATGGCGGTCGCCTACCTCAACGAAGAATGCAGCCTGCCGGTGCGCATGTGCTCCGGAGAAGGCGGCATGCCGGTGCGCCTGCTGAAAAGCAAGTACCTGAAGTACATGATCCTGCAGATCGCTTCGGGGCATTTCGGCTGGAACCGTATCATCCAGGCCATGCCGCACATGGTGGAAGACCCGGCCGGCGTACTGATCAAAATCGGCCAGGGCGCCAAGCCCGGTGACGGCGGCTTGCTGATGGCAGCCAAAGTGGCCGAGCACATCCAGGCAATCCGCGGCGTGCCCAAGGCGGACCTGCTGTCGCCTCCCAACCATCAGGGCTTGTACTCCATCGAGGAGAGCGTGCAGAAGATGTTCCTGTCTTTCAATGCCGCGTTCAAATTCCGCGTGCCGGTAGCCATCAAGGTTGCCGCCAGCGCCACCTCGGTTTCGGTGTTCAACAACCTGGTGCGCGACCCCTACAACATCGTCGGCGGCTTCTTCCTTGACGGTATCGACGGCGGCACCGGCGCGGCGCACGACATCAGCCTCGACCATACCGGTCATCCGGTGGTCAGCAAGCTGCGGGACTGTTACCTCGCCGCCGTGGCCCAGGGACGCCAGGGCCAGATTCCGCTGTGGGCGGCCGGGGGCATGGGCAAAACCGGCAACCTGGCGGCCGATGCTTTCAAAATGTTCTGTCTCGGAGCCAACGGCGTGTTCACCGGCAAGCTCATCCTGCAGATGGCCGGCTGTCTCGGCAACGACCACAGCCGCTGCAACGCCTGCAACACCGGCCTGTGTCCGGTCGGCATCACCACCCAGCAACCGGTGCTGGTCAAACGCCTCAACCCGGAGCGGGTGGCACAGAACATCGTTAACTACTTTTTGGCCATGGACGGTGAATTGCGCAAGCTCATGGCCCCCATCGGCAACTCCTCCCTGCCCGTCGGCCGCTCCGACTGCCTGGTCTCTTCCGACAAGGCCGTTGCCGATCGTTTGCAGGTTCAGTACGTCTGTTAA
- a CDS encoding class II glutamine amidotransferase — protein sequence MCRIGAIKSRHYVHPSQALLLMQSQQKGHDNSGFAMVMQDLGGIFENYKHLPTLSLACTDEGLRIAKTIMDTRGFRLVHEWEPRTNRQPGLDIQAMPHYVFQTFDYPADYAAADQKAKQELLLDTRLELRREMEDNCIGFAYSFWPDVITLKEIGDPRDIGTFFNIWDTDDKFTARVITAQCRQNTNYAIVRYAAHPFFCQGYTALANGENTFYQKNREFQQSLHRGYIGFESDSQCFLYTLHHIHRQLGWPLSYYKHVITPLPFEEMVRREDQDQLLAMRQSLAHLEINGPNTIIGVLPDNTLFTCCDAKKLRPVVVGRDADTVVLSSEVCGINEILPDRNWETDIYPNEREIVVIDNNLEVQRWKQ from the coding sequence ATGTGTCGTATTGGAGCTATCAAGAGCCGCCATTATGTGCACCCCAGCCAAGCCCTGCTGCTCATGCAGTCCCAACAGAAGGGACATGACAATTCCGGCTTCGCCATGGTCATGCAGGATCTGGGGGGCATCTTCGAAAACTACAAGCATCTGCCCACCCTGTCGCTGGCCTGCACCGACGAAGGCCTGCGGATCGCCAAGACCATCATGGACACCCGCGGGTTCCGCCTGGTCCATGAATGGGAGCCACGGACCAACCGGCAGCCGGGCCTGGACATTCAGGCCATGCCGCACTATGTCTTCCAGACCTTCGACTATCCCGCGGATTATGCCGCCGCCGACCAGAAGGCCAAACAGGAACTGCTGCTCGATACGCGCCTGGAATTGCGCCGTGAAATGGAAGACAATTGCATAGGCTTCGCCTACTCTTTCTGGCCCGACGTGATCACCCTGAAAGAGATCGGCGACCCTCGCGATATCGGCACTTTCTTCAACATCTGGGACACGGACGACAAATTCACTGCCAGGGTCATCACCGCCCAGTGCCGCCAGAACACCAACTACGCCATCGTGCGCTACGCCGCCCACCCCTTCTTCTGCCAGGGTTACACGGCGCTGGCCAATGGCGAAAACACCTTTTATCAGAAAAACAGGGAATTCCAGCAGAGCCTGCACCGCGGCTATATCGGCTTCGAGTCCGACTCCCAGTGCTTCCTCTACACGCTGCACCACATTCACCGCCAACTGGGCTGGCCGCTGTCTTACTACAAGCACGTCATCACGCCGCTGCCCTTCGAGGAAATGGTCAGGCGTGAAGACCAGGACCAGCTGCTGGCCATGCGCCAGTCCCTGGCACACCTGGAAATCAACGGCCCCAACACCATCATCGGCGTACTGCCCGACAACACCCTGTTCACCTGCTGCGATGCCAAGAAACTGCGGCCGGTGGTGGTCGGCAGGGACGCGGATACCGTGGTTCTGTCCTCGGAAGTCTGCGGCATCAACGAGATCCTGCCTGACCGCAACTGGGAGACCGATATCTACCCCAACGAACGTGAAATCGTGGTCATCGACAACAATCTGGAGGTCCAGCGATGGAAACAGTAA
- a CDS encoding ammonium transporter: protein MMFRSPLFLTTALYLTALPVAAHAAERADPGDTAWMLISTALVLVMLPGLALFYAGMVRAKNVLSTSMHTFAAMAIIGVQWVVIGYSLAFGGSGRFIGGLGNMFLAGIGPDSVTGTIPTYVFAMFQGMFAIITPALISGAVAGRMKFSSYCIFILLWATLVYDPLAHWVWGEGGWLLEMGALDFAGGTVVHLSSGLSALILAIALGKRHGFPHERMAPHNLPMTLLGAGLLWFGWFGFNAGSALSAGGSAALAFTTTQTAAAAGALSWLLIEWRLAGKPSALGAASGIVAGLVVITPAAGFVTPGWALVMGLMAGAVCYSGVMLKHKLGYDDSLDAFGVHGVGGAFGALATGIFATVGASSLLTGDPHQLWVQILGVLAAGAYAAIVTIILLWIIDKTLGLRVSKEEEIIGLDQTLHSESAYDI from the coding sequence ATGATGTTTCGCAGCCCCCTGTTTCTAACCACCGCACTGTACCTGACGGCACTTCCGGTTGCTGCCCATGCAGCGGAAAGGGCCGATCCCGGCGACACCGCCTGGATGCTCATTTCCACTGCCCTGGTACTGGTGATGCTGCCCGGGCTGGCACTTTTTTACGCCGGGATGGTCCGCGCAAAAAACGTCCTTTCGACCAGCATGCATACTTTTGCGGCAATGGCCATCATTGGCGTGCAATGGGTGGTGATCGGCTACAGTCTGGCCTTCGGTGGCTCCGGCCGCTTTATCGGCGGACTTGGCAATATGTTTCTGGCCGGCATTGGCCCCGACAGCGTAACCGGCACCATTCCAACCTATGTCTTTGCCATGTTCCAGGGCATGTTCGCCATTATCACCCCGGCCCTCATTTCCGGCGCCGTAGCCGGACGCATGAAATTTTCGAGTTACTGCATTTTCATATTGCTGTGGGCCACCCTGGTATACGATCCGCTGGCCCACTGGGTCTGGGGTGAAGGCGGCTGGCTTCTGGAGATGGGCGCGCTCGATTTCGCGGGCGGCACTGTCGTCCACCTGTCCTCGGGTCTGTCGGCATTGATCCTGGCGATTGCCCTCGGCAAACGCCATGGCTTCCCTCACGAGCGGATGGCCCCCCACAATCTGCCCATGACCCTGCTTGGGGCCGGCCTGCTGTGGTTCGGCTGGTTCGGATTCAATGCCGGGAGCGCCCTGTCCGCCGGCGGCAGCGCCGCCCTGGCATTTACCACCACCCAGACCGCCGCCGCGGCCGGCGCCCTGTCCTGGCTGTTGATCGAATGGCGCCTGGCGGGCAAGCCAAGCGCCCTTGGCGCAGCCTCCGGCATCGTGGCCGGACTGGTCGTGATCACGCCGGCGGCCGGCTTCGTAACCCCAGGCTGGGCTCTGGTGATGGGCCTGATGGCCGGAGCCGTCTGCTACAGCGGCGTGATGCTCAAACACAAACTCGGCTACGACGACTCCCTTGACGCCTTCGGCGTGCATGGCGTCGGCGGCGCTTTTGGTGCCCTGGCGACCGGCATCTTCGCGACTGTCGGCGCGAGCAGCCTGCTGACCGGCGATCCGCACCAGCTCTGGGTGCAGATCCTCGGCGTGCTGGCCGCCGGAGCCTACGCCGCCATCGTCACCATCATACTGCTCTGGATCATCGACAAAACCCTCGGATTGCGGGTCAGCAAAGAAGAAGAGATCATCGGCCTCGACCAGACCCTGCACTCTGAAAGCGCTTACGACATTTAA
- a CDS encoding branched-chain amino acid aminotransferase, whose protein sequence is MDIEIQPVTQPKPRIEDESKLVFGRQFTDRMFVMEYDAGRGWHSARIQPYAPFTLDPAALVFHYAQEIFEGLKAFRRQDGSIALFRPKDNIRRFNQSASRLCMPPVDEEFFFEAIRKLIRLEADWVPHSEGTSLYIRPTMIATEAVLGVKPSEKYLCYIILCPVGAYYKGGFKPVRIWISDQFVRSAPGGTGEVKCGGNYAASLLAAKEAATKGFDQVLWLDAVERRYVEEVGSMNICFLYDGKIVTSPLHGTILNGVTRRSILQLGAEMGYTVEERAMSVDELLDGAESGRLAEAFGTGTAAVVSPVGQLTYRDRTVTIGDGQMGPLTMKLYKALTGIQYGHEPDTHNWIEML, encoded by the coding sequence ATGGATATCGAAATTCAGCCTGTCACTCAGCCGAAACCCCGCATCGAAGACGAATCCAAGCTGGTGTTCGGCCGCCAATTCACCGATCGTATGTTCGTCATGGAATACGATGCCGGACGCGGCTGGCACTCGGCCCGTATCCAGCCCTATGCGCCGTTTACGCTCGATCCGGCTGCACTGGTATTTCATTACGCCCAGGAAATCTTCGAAGGGCTCAAGGCCTTTCGACGGCAGGACGGCAGTATCGCCCTGTTCCGCCCGAAAGACAACATCCGGCGTTTCAATCAGAGTGCCAGCCGCCTCTGCATGCCTCCCGTCGACGAAGAGTTCTTTTTTGAAGCCATCAGGAAGCTGATCCGACTGGAAGCCGACTGGGTTCCCCACAGCGAGGGCACCAGCCTGTATATCCGCCCCACCATGATCGCCACGGAAGCGGTCCTGGGTGTCAAGCCATCGGAAAAATACCTCTGCTACATCATCCTCTGCCCGGTGGGTGCCTACTACAAAGGCGGATTCAAACCGGTCAGGATCTGGATTTCCGACCAGTTCGTCCGCAGCGCCCCGGGCGGTACCGGCGAAGTAAAATGCGGTGGCAACTACGCAGCCAGCCTGCTCGCCGCCAAAGAGGCTGCCACCAAGGGCTTTGACCAGGTATTGTGGCTCGATGCCGTGGAACGCCGATATGTCGAGGAAGTCGGCAGCATGAACATCTGCTTTCTGTACGACGGAAAAATCGTCACGTCGCCGCTGCACGGCACCATCCTCAACGGCGTCACCCGCCGCTCCATCCTGCAGCTTGGCGCCGAAATGGGCTACACTGTGGAAGAACGGGCCATGAGTGTTGACGAACTGCTCGACGGCGCCGAATCGGGACGCCTCGCCGAAGCCTTCGGCACCGGCACCGCAGCGGTGGTCAGCCCCGTCGGGCAACTGACATACAGGGACCGCACCGTAACCATCGGCGACGGCCAGATGGGGCCCTTGACCATGAAGCTCTACAAGGCTTTGACCGGCATACAATACGGCCACGAACCCGACACTCACAACTGGATCGAAATGCTCTGA
- a CDS encoding phosphatase: protein MTATINAEVDLHVHSLASGHAYSTIGEIATAAAARGLRGVAMTDHGPAMPAAPHPYHFECLYMIPDYLSGVRIIKGVEANIVGPDRVDLCDRLLDKMDVVLAGFHHDCGFGPSDCKANTRAVLALMENPRIHIICHPGNPGFPLDYETVARQAAATGTALEINNSSFITSRLGSADNCRLIARLCARFGCPVAIGSDSHVAQNVGNFTQAIAILAEAGVDSEQIVNRTLESTLAFLGLKN from the coding sequence ATGACGGCAACGATAAACGCCGAAGTCGATCTCCACGTTCACAGCCTGGCTTCCGGACACGCCTACAGCACCATCGGCGAAATCGCCACCGCAGCCGCGGCACGCGGCCTGCGCGGCGTCGCCATGACCGATCACGGACCGGCCATGCCGGCAGCCCCCCATCCTTATCATTTCGAATGCCTGTACATGATTCCCGACTATCTGTCAGGGGTACGCATCATCAAAGGCGTGGAAGCCAACATCGTCGGCCCCGACCGGGTGGATCTCTGCGACCGCCTGCTGGACAAAATGGATGTGGTGCTGGCCGGGTTCCACCACGACTGCGGTTTCGGACCCAGCGATTGCAAAGCCAACACGCGGGCAGTTCTGGCCCTGATGGAAAACCCTCGCATCCACATCATCTGCCACCCGGGCAATCCGGGTTTTCCACTCGATTACGAAACCGTGGCGCGTCAGGCCGCGGCTACCGGCACGGCTCTGGAAATCAACAACTCGTCATTCATCACCAGCCGCCTTGGCAGTGCCGACAACTGCCGACTGATCGCGCGCCTGTGCGCCCGCTTCGGTTGCCCCGTGGCCATCGGCAGTGATTCACATGTTGCCCAGAACGTCGGGAATTTTACGCAGGCCATTGCGATCCTCGCCGAAGCAGGCGTGGACAGCGAGCAGATCGTCAACCGGACACTGGAATCAACCCTCGCTTTTCTCGGGCTGAAAAACTGA